A stretch of the Nicotiana tabacum cultivar K326 chromosome 6, ASM71507v2, whole genome shotgun sequence genome encodes the following:
- the LOC107813915 gene encoding protein indeterminate-domain 16-like: protein MLSNNPSSSSDPFTCSENGNNANRRKRRPAGTPDPDAEVVSLSPKTLLESDRYVCEICNQGFQRDQNLQMHRRRHKVPWKLLKRETPIVRKRVFVCPEPTCLHHDPCHALGDLVGIKKHFRRKHSNHKQWVCEKCSKGYAVQSDYKAHLKTCGTRGHSCDCGRVFSRVESFIEHQDACSMGRLRSESQSLHPSNCLSRTASSPSPSSDTNLSTTPWATTLLQNLSSSTATHHVNPNIIKNSTKQRHNLELQLLTTTTSSSSPFDVSVSSKPNEDHSTYNLQLSIGSSDFNERNESSENATALDALKLKDEAREQLKLAMAEKAYAEEARQQTKRQIELAEQEFANAKRIRQQAQVELDKANALKKQAIKQINSTLSQITCHSCKQKFQAPPSDENNSLTLSYISSALTEGHHEVGKNINETNHLKLSQR from the exons ATGTTAAGCAACAATCCATCTTCTTCATCCGACCCGTTTACTTGCTCAGAAAATGGAAACAATGctaatagaagaaaaagaagaccCGCAGGAACCCCAG ATCCGGATGCAGAAGTGGTATCGCTCTCACCAAAAACATTACTAGAATCAGATCGATACGTATGTGAGATCTGTAACCAAGGATTTCAAAGGGACCAAAACTTACAGATGCACAGAAGAAGGCATAAGGTGCCATGGAAATTGCTCAAAAGAGAAACCCCAATTGTTAGAAAGCGCGTTTTCGTATGCCCAGAACCCACTTGTCTACACCATGATCCTTGTCATGCTTTAGGAGATCTCGTCGGTATTAAAAAGCATTTCCGTAGAAAACACAGCAATCACAAGCAGTGGGTCTGTGAAAAATGCTCGAAAGGATATGCTGTTCAGTCTGATTACAAAGCTCATCTTAAAACTTGTGGTACTCGTGGTCATTCCTGTGATTGTGGTCGCGTTTTCTCAAG GGTGGAAAGCTTCATTGAACACCAAGATGCTTGTAGCATGGGAAGACTCCGATCAGAATCACAATCTTTACATCCATCTAATTGTCTTTCTCGTACAGCTTCAAGTCCTAGCCCCTCAAGTGACACAAATCTCAGCACAACACCTTGGGCTACTACTTTGCTCCAAAATCTGTCGTCATCCACAGCTACGCATCATGTTAATCCAAACATAATCAAGAATTCCACAAAGCAACGACACAATTTAGAGCTTCAGCTCTTGACTACCACTACATCATCATCTAGCCCGTTTGATGTCTCGGTATCGTCCAAACCAAACGAAGATCACTCAACTTATAATCTCCAACTCTCCATTGGTTCCTCAGATTTCAACGAGAGAAACGAGTCGTCAGAAAATGCTACGGCATTGGATGCTTTAAAGCTTAAAGATGAAGCGAGGGAGCAGTTAAAACTAGCGATGGCAGAAAAAGCATATGCTGAAGAAGCAAGGCAACAAACGAAGAGGCAAATTGAGTTAGCCGAGCAGGAATTTGCTAATGCTAAGAGAATTCGGCAACAAGCACAAGTGGAGTTAGATAAGGCTAATGCTTTGAAAAAACAAGCTATCAAGCAAATAAACTCTACTCTTTCGCAAATAACTTGCCATTCTTGCAAACAGAAGTTTCAAGCTCCTCCTTCAGATGAGAATAATTCGTTAACGTTGAGTTATATTTCTTCGGCTTTAACAGAAGGACATCATGAAGTTGGCAAGAATATCAACGAAACCAATCATCTCAAACTTTCTCAACGTTAG